The following are encoded together in the bacterium genome:
- a CDS encoding prephenate dehydrogenase/arogenate dehydrogenase family protein yields the protein MWSSKSPMDETVAIFGYGRFGKILAQLLAPKATLLIHDPAVEEIESGHGRLVDEIEALHADALFYCIPIRELKRTLAQHVSIIKSRANKPLVLDVLSVKSYPKKLFQKYLGDDAYTILTHPMFGPDSILSDSNRDLPIVLENLNSPEVLYQRWKSLFEELGFRTLELSADEHDRLAAGSQGLTHFIGRVLDSFDFQPTTIDTLGAKKLFELREQTCNDSWDLFSDLQTLNPYTMAMRSKLGKALDTVYGALLPKQANAGTLTVGIQGGKGSFNEEALQYRIQKQGLENLTVQYLHTTENVLRELCEGRIDAGQFAIHNSTGGVVEESINAMGEWKFKIVEQYAIPIQHTLMSHPDASIDDIDTIMTHPQVLKQCRENLMRRYKTLNLTSGTGNLIDHAVVAEHLHAGKLPINIATMGSRVLAEVYGLKIIDEDLQDLKNNLTSFLWVER from the coding sequence ATGTGGAGCTCAAAAAGTCCAATGGATGAAACCGTTGCAATATTTGGATATGGAAGATTTGGAAAAATCCTTGCTCAGTTATTAGCTCCAAAGGCTACATTACTGATTCATGATCCGGCAGTAGAAGAAATAGAAAGTGGTCACGGAAGACTCGTGGATGAAATTGAAGCGCTCCACGCAGATGCCCTCTTTTACTGCATCCCTATTCGCGAATTAAAGCGGACACTCGCGCAACATGTCAGCATTATTAAATCCCGAGCGAATAAGCCGTTGGTCCTCGATGTCTTATCGGTCAAGAGCTATCCCAAGAAGCTGTTTCAGAAATATCTTGGTGATGATGCATATACTATTCTAACTCATCCAATGTTTGGTCCAGACAGTATCCTGTCAGACTCCAATCGTGACCTTCCCATCGTGCTGGAGAATCTCAATAGCCCGGAAGTTCTCTATCAACGATGGAAATCTCTTTTCGAGGAGCTCGGGTTTCGGACGCTTGAACTCTCGGCAGATGAACATGACCGCCTTGCTGCAGGTAGTCAGGGACTCACGCACTTCATTGGTCGAGTGCTCGATAGCTTCGACTTTCAACCGACAACAATAGATACTTTAGGAGCAAAAAAGTTATTTGAACTCAGAGAGCAGACATGTAACGACTCATGGGATCTCTTTTCAGACTTGCAGACTCTCAATCCGTATACCATGGCGATGCGCTCTAAGCTTGGGAAAGCGCTCGATACCGTTTATGGAGCTCTACTTCCAAAACAGGCAAATGCTGGAACTCTCACCGTAGGTATTCAGGGTGGCAAAGGAAGCTTCAATGAAGAAGCGCTTCAGTACCGCATTCAAAAACAGGGGTTAGAAAACCTGACCGTCCAGTACCTTCATACGACTGAAAATGTCCTTCGCGAACTGTGTGAGGGACGTATCGATGCTGGTCAGTTTGCGATTCATAACTCCACAGGCGGAGTTGTTGAGGAAAGCATTAATGCTATGGGAGAATGGAAGTTTAAAATAGTCGAACAATATGCAATACCAATTCAACATACGCTGATGAGTCATCCTGATGCTTCAATCGATGACATTGATACCATTATGACTCATCCCCAAGTACTGAAGCAGTGCCGAGAGAACTTAATGCGCCGCTATAAAACCTTGAATCTCACCAGTGGAACGGGGAACCTGATTGACCATGCCGTTGTGGCCGAGCATCTCCATGCGGGGAAATTGCCAATCAATATTGCTACTATGGGAAGTAGAGTACTTGCTGAAGTATATGGTCTCAAGATAATCGATGAAGATCTGCAAGACCTCAAAAATAACTTAACCAGCTTTCTCTGGGTTGAACGATGA
- a CDS encoding HDOD domain-containing protein — MWKKLLSRKKPKYNTSQIPRLSLGFKQTLTNSLGPNAIPVMPDSAERLFHVVMNPDSEALDFVKAIEGDEGLSSRIIKIANSVYFDRGSGSESVVEAVAVIGTKELKNILGANTFSTLFLNNNPLRDQLWEHNLATAIFSRELSIRRLPGKENEAFLGGLLHDIGKLLLLDVDPSGYERIMKQGGNVGAFCPAEEDVYPFNHCEVGQFIAELWNFSDELKAVIRLHHAPLDIIQDDPLAILVKSADLLSHRLRIGLKQYADGLRSVAVKELPHTLNALGFSEGESKEILAEFPMLFEEERERLQVP, encoded by the coding sequence ATGTGGAAAAAACTTCTCTCAAGAAAAAAACCAAAATATAACACGTCTCAGATCCCGAGACTATCATTGGGCTTTAAACAAACGCTCACGAACTCTCTCGGTCCGAATGCGATTCCTGTCATGCCTGATTCCGCAGAGCGGCTCTTTCACGTTGTGATGAATCCAGATTCTGAAGCACTCGACTTTGTTAAAGCCATCGAAGGTGACGAGGGGCTTTCCTCTCGGATTATAAAAATTGCAAATAGCGTGTATTTTGACCGTGGTTCCGGAAGCGAAAGTGTCGTAGAGGCTGTTGCCGTCATCGGAACCAAGGAACTCAAGAATATTCTTGGGGCTAATACCTTCAGCACGCTCTTTCTCAATAATAATCCTCTACGAGATCAGTTATGGGAGCATAACCTTGCTACTGCTATTTTCAGCCGTGAACTGTCAATTCGAAGACTCCCAGGCAAAGAGAATGAAGCTTTTCTCGGAGGTCTGCTCCACGACATTGGAAAACTCTTGCTCTTAGATGTAGACCCCAGTGGATATGAACGCATCATGAAGCAAGGCGGCAATGTTGGTGCATTTTGTCCAGCAGAAGAAGATGTTTATCCATTTAATCACTGTGAAGTAGGACAATTCATCGCTGAGCTATGGAATTTCTCTGATGAGCTCAAAGCAGTCATTCGGTTACACCATGCACCCCTTGATATCATTCAAGATGATCCGCTGGCGATCCTCGTAAAAAGCGCAGATCTTCTCTCGCATCGTTTACGGATTGGACTTAAGCAATATGCAGATGGGCTCAGAAGCGTTGCAGTCAAAGAGCTTCCACACACACTCAATGCACTCGGATTCTCAGAGGGAGAGTCGAAAGAGATCCTCGCTGAATTCCCTATGCTTTTTGAAGAAGAGCGCGAGCGGCTCCAGGTTCCATGA
- a CDS encoding PAS domain S-box protein, with amino-acid sequence MTIFRQAIRRIQHLILGDSVQPPSPSGQDQILLNRHQVLVENLAAALIIRDMNGAITYCSPFTEVMCGCPLSTIYEGNEDFFARIVHPSDRASFLRSIQLAQMGESFQMRHRFFHNSGFEIWIESRTAPLFDESGRFMASLTLMVDVTSAVRFEEQMQERNQDLQQITSIAAEEIQNEVFTLKGMLALSEDGLPLETMNSAIGASAAKLESLAQGLTEFGKASGEKRELKTVPPVRILQTYQEQQTHLSGHLSITMPDDEIPVIADEEDLLEVLSSLTNYSQALCTDSVVPDIELQLIQDSVETKILHLDSAPQIPETFIDHIFYPKSLEQGTQRTRLGGKQTPFSLSLCQKRMRRMGGTLDFQITEEGKNCFIVTLKSRPSPPRSSHAS; translated from the coding sequence ATGACAATATTTCGTCAAGCGATAAGAAGGATTCAACACCTTATCTTGGGAGATTCGGTGCAGCCCCCCTCCCCATCAGGACAAGATCAGATTCTCCTTAATCGACATCAAGTCCTTGTTGAGAATTTGGCTGCGGCGCTCATCATTCGAGATATGAATGGTGCCATTACTTACTGTAGCCCCTTCACGGAAGTTATGTGCGGCTGCCCGCTGTCGACTATTTACGAAGGCAACGAGGATTTCTTTGCAAGAATTGTCCATCCCTCGGACCGAGCATCATTCTTAAGAAGCATACAACTTGCTCAAATGGGTGAAAGCTTTCAGATGCGACATCGATTCTTCCATAACTCAGGTTTTGAAATATGGATTGAATCCCGAACCGCACCGTTGTTCGATGAGTCTGGAAGATTTATGGCGTCACTCACCCTCATGGTCGATGTAACGAGTGCGGTTCGATTCGAAGAACAAATGCAAGAACGAAATCAAGACTTACAACAAATCACCTCTATAGCTGCCGAAGAAATACAGAATGAGGTCTTTACCTTAAAAGGAATGCTTGCCCTTTCGGAAGATGGACTGCCGCTCGAGACAATGAATAGTGCGATCGGTGCTTCTGCGGCAAAATTAGAGAGCCTGGCGCAGGGCCTCACAGAGTTTGGCAAAGCGTCGGGGGAAAAAAGAGAACTAAAAACGGTACCCCCGGTTCGCATCCTGCAAACCTATCAAGAGCAGCAGACCCACCTCTCTGGACATCTTTCCATCACCATGCCGGATGATGAGATTCCAGTTATTGCTGACGAGGAAGATTTACTGGAAGTGCTTTCATCGCTGACAAATTACTCACAAGCACTCTGTACCGATTCAGTGGTGCCAGATATTGAACTTCAACTGATACAAGATTCAGTTGAAACGAAAATACTTCATCTTGATTCCGCTCCCCAAATACCAGAAACGTTCATTGACCATATCTTCTATCCAAAATCACTGGAACAGGGAACACAAAGAACTCGACTCGGTGGAAAACAGACGCCGTTTTCGCTTTCTCTTTGCCAAAAAAGAATGAGGCGAATGGGTGGTACTTTAGACTTTCAAATCACCGAGGAAGGGAAGAACTGTTTTATTGTTACTCTCAAGTCCCGCCCCTCCCCACCACGCAGCAGTCACGCTTCGTGA